The Nocardioides panzhihuensis genome has a segment encoding these proteins:
- a CDS encoding helix-turn-helix domain-containing protein, whose protein sequence is MGELIRFPGHPLPDEDKPAPLWREAAGQVIREERSRQERTLADVAGDAGVSTQYLSEIERGRKEPSSEMLEAVGGALGLGLVDLTERVTRTLRAGARLSGPLALAA, encoded by the coding sequence ATGGGCGAATTGATCAGGTTTCCCGGCCACCCGCTGCCGGACGAGGACAAGCCGGCGCCGCTGTGGCGTGAGGCAGCCGGCCAGGTGATCCGCGAGGAGCGGTCCCGCCAGGAGCGTACGCTCGCCGACGTCGCCGGCGATGCCGGCGTCTCGACGCAATACCTCTCCGAGATCGAGCGCGGCCGCAAGGAGCCCAGCTCCGAGATGCTCGAGGCCGTGGGCGGTGCCCTCGGTCTGGGTCTCGTCGACCTCACCGAGCGGGTCACCCGCACGCTGCGCGCGGGCGCCCGCCTCTCCGGCCCCCTGGCTCTCGCCGCCTGA